Proteins from one Hemiscyllium ocellatum isolate sHemOce1 chromosome 6, sHemOce1.pat.X.cur, whole genome shotgun sequence genomic window:
- the LOC132816915 gene encoding hemopexin-like has translation MKLLLGGLCLSWAVVLSFSYPWMKHIPNITEDELSQGHTHPNHAGFPNRCDGLGFDAITLDEQGVTYFFRDAFLWRGFQAPAQFINETWSGLPDHIDAAFRMHHKNSPEQHDRMFFFKGNHVWQYNGNKPEGQFLIQDKFHGVPDNLGAAVECPQGECQHDSVLFFKGDTTYLFDLSTKTVKVRPWTGTHQCTAAMRWIDRNYCFQGSNFTRFNPHTGQAFENYPKDARNYFMRCEGRGHGNKTADPSIYNRCSNRSFDEFNEDELGRVYAFRANVYFRLDSKRDGWHPWQIHSTWPSLHGKIDGVFTWNKKIYFIQGSQLFIYKAEAQYTLIEGYPKPITEELGISGAGVDATFICPGTSLLYVIRGNRVQSVNLEQTPRVLDNGFQIGHSHVDGAMCNTEGIFIFVGTNYYKYSSTKELEAQTETPDPHSISVDFMSCVH, from the exons ATGAAGCTGCTGCTGGGAGGATTGTGTCTGTCCTGGGCTGTGGTCCTCAGCTTCTCTTACCCCTG GATGAAGCACATACCAAACATTACAGAAGATGAGCTGAGCCAGGGACACACCCACCCCAACCATGCAG gcTTTCCCAATCGCTGTGATGGTCTGGGATTTGATGCCATCACCCTGGATGAGCAAGGAGTTACCTACTTTTTCCGAG ATGCGTTTCTTTGGAGAGGGTTCCAAGCTCCTGCCCAATTCATCAATGAAACCTGGTCCGGATTACCGGATCACATCGATGCAGCATTCCGGATGCACCATAAAAACTCACCAGAGCAGCATGacagaatgttcttcttcaag GGGAATCATGTCTGGCAATACAATGGCAATAAACCAGAAGGCCAGTTCCTCATTCAAGACAAATTCCATGGAGTTCCGGATAATTTGGGAGCTGCAGTCGAGTGTCCTCAGGGAGAGTGCCAACATGATTCTGTGCTTTTCTTCAAAG GAGATACCACATACCTGTTTGATCTCAGCACCAAAACAGTGAAAGTGAGACCATGGACAGGGACACATCAGTGCACAGCAGCCATGAGGTGGATTGATCGTAATTACTGCTtccaagggtcaaacttcactcGGTTCAACCCTCACACTGGCCAGGCATTTGAGAACTACCCCAAGGATGCTCGGAATTACTTCATGCGATGTGAAGGTCGAG GCCATGGGAACAAAACTGCAGATCCTTCCATTTATAACCGTTGCAGTAACCGGTCCTTTGATGAGTTTAATGAAGATGAACTCGGCAGAGTTTACGCATTCCGAG CCAATGTGTACTTTCGCCTGGACTCCAAAAGAGATGGCTGGCACCCATGGCAAATTCATTCTACCTGGCCATCACTGCACGGCAAAATCGATGGAGTTTTCACCTGGAACAAGAAGATCTACTTTATCCAG GGATCACAATTATTCATTTACAAAGCTGAGGCACAGTACACCTTGATTGAAGGCTATCCCAAACCTATCACAGAAGAGCTGGGAATCTCTGGTGCAGGTGTTGATGCAACATTTATATGTCCAGGAACATCGCTTCTCTATGTCATCAGGG GTAATCGGGTGCAGAGTGTCAATCTGGAACAGACACCCAGAGTTTTAGATAATGGGTTCCAGATTGGTCATTCCCACGTGGATGGTGCTATGTGTAACACTGAGGGCATCTTCATATTTGTCGGCACTAATTACTACAAGTACAGTTCAACAAAGGAGCTTGAAGCACAGACAGAGACCCCAGACCCACACagcatcagtgtggatttcatGTCTTGTGTACACTGA